Proteins encoded within one genomic window of Equus caballus isolate H_3958 breed thoroughbred chromosome 20, TB-T2T, whole genome shotgun sequence:
- the SERPINB1 gene encoding leukocyte elastase inhibitor isoform X2, giving the protein MLPYTRSCPPFPGQPLPPSTAFAMEQLSTANTHFAVDLFRALNESDPTANIFISPLSISSALAMIFLGTRGNTAAQVSKALYFDTVEDIHSRFQSLNADINKPGAPYILKLANRLYGEKTYNFLADFLASTQKMYGAELASVDFQQAPEDARKEINEWVKGQTEGKIPELLVKGMVDNMTKLVLVNAIYFKGNWQEKFMKEATRDAPFRLNKKDTKTVKMMYQKKKFPYNYIEDLKCRVLELPYQGKELSMIILLPDDIEDESTGLEKIEKQLTLEKLREWTKPENLYLAEVNVHLPRFKLEESYDLTSHLARLGVQDLFNRGKADLSGMSGARDLFVSKIIHKSFVDLNEEGTEAAAATAGTIMLAMLMPEENFNADHPFIFFIRHNPSANILFLGRFSSP; this is encoded by the exons ATGCTGCCGTACACGAGGAGCTGCCCTCCCTTCCCGGGacagccccttcctccctccacag CCTTCGCCATGGAGCAGCTGAGCACAGCCAACACCCACTTTGCGGTGGACTTGTTCCGCGCTTTGAATGAGAGCGATCCTACTGCAAACATCTTCATCTCTCCCTTAAGCATTTCCTCAGCGCTGGCCATGATCTTTCTGGGGACCAGAGGCAACACAGCGGCACAGGTGTCCAAG gcACTTTATTTTGATACTGTTGAGGATATTCATTCAAGATTTCAGAGTCTGAATGCTGATATCAACAAACCTGGAGCTCCCTATATTCTGAAACTCGCTAATAGATTATATGGAGAGAAAACCTATAATTTCCTCGCT gatttctTAGCTTCAACTCAGAAAATGTATGGTGCTGAATTGGCCAGTGTGGATTTTCAGCAAGCCCCTGAAGATGCAAGAAAGGAGATAAATGAATGGGTCAAAGGACAGACAGAGG GGAAAATTCCGGAACTGTTGGTCAAGGGTATGGTTGATAACATGACTAAACTTGTGCTGGTGAATGCCATCTACTTCAAGGGAAACTGGCAGGAGAAATTCATGAAAGAGGCCACGAGAGACGCGCCATTCCGATTGAATAAG AAAGACACAAAAACAGTGAAAATGATGTATCAGAAGAAGAAATTTCCATACAACTACATCGAGGACCTCAAGTGCCGTGTGCTGGAGCTGCCTTACCAAGGCAAAGAGCTCAGCATGATCATCCTGCTGCCAGACGACATTGAGGATGAGTCCACGGGCCTGGAGAAG ATTGAGAAACAGTTGACTTTGGAAAAACTGCGTGAGTGGACCAAACCTGAGAATCTGTATCTCGCTGAAGTCAATGTCCACTTGCCCAGGTTCAAGCTGGAAGAGAGCTACGATCTCACCTCCCATCTAGCCCGCCTAGGTGTACAAGACCTCTTTAACAGGGGCAAAGCTGATCTGTCTGGCATGTCAGGGGCCAGAGATCTTTTCGTATCGAAAATTATCCACAAATCCTTTGTGGACCTGAATGAGGAGGGTACAGAGGCTGCGGCAGCCACAGCAGGCACGATCATGCTTGCCATGCTGATGCCAGAGGAAAATTTCAATGCCGACCAtccattcattttcttcattcgGCACaatccctcagctaacatcctgTTCTTAGGCAGATTTTCTTCCCCTTAG
- the SERPINB1 gene encoding leukocyte elastase inhibitor isoform X3, which yields MEQLSTANTHFAVDLFRALNESDPTANIFISPLSISSALAMIFLGTRGNTAAQVSKALYFDTVEDIHSRFQSLNADINKPGAPYILKLANRLYGEKTYNFLADFLASTQKMYGAELASVDFQQAPEDARKEINEWVKGQTEGKIPELLVKGMVDNMTKLVLVNAIYFKGNWQEKFMKEATRDAPFRLNKKDTKTVKMMYQKKKFPYNYIEDLKCRVLELPYQGKELSMIILLPDDIEDESTGLEKIEKQLTLEKLREWTKPENLYLAEVNVHLPRFKLEESYDLTSHLARLGVQDLFNRGKADLSGMSGARDLFVSKIIHKSFVDLNEEGTEAAAATAGTIMLAMLMPEENFNADHPFIFFIRHNPSANILFLGRFSSP from the exons ATGGAGCAGCTGAGCACAGCCAACACCCACTTTGCGGTGGACTTGTTCCGCGCTTTGAATGAGAGCGATCCTACTGCAAACATCTTCATCTCTCCCTTAAGCATTTCCTCAGCGCTGGCCATGATCTTTCTGGGGACCAGAGGCAACACAGCGGCACAGGTGTCCAAG gcACTTTATTTTGATACTGTTGAGGATATTCATTCAAGATTTCAGAGTCTGAATGCTGATATCAACAAACCTGGAGCTCCCTATATTCTGAAACTCGCTAATAGATTATATGGAGAGAAAACCTATAATTTCCTCGCT gatttctTAGCTTCAACTCAGAAAATGTATGGTGCTGAATTGGCCAGTGTGGATTTTCAGCAAGCCCCTGAAGATGCAAGAAAGGAGATAAATGAATGGGTCAAAGGACAGACAGAGG GGAAAATTCCGGAACTGTTGGTCAAGGGTATGGTTGATAACATGACTAAACTTGTGCTGGTGAATGCCATCTACTTCAAGGGAAACTGGCAGGAGAAATTCATGAAAGAGGCCACGAGAGACGCGCCATTCCGATTGAATAAG AAAGACACAAAAACAGTGAAAATGATGTATCAGAAGAAGAAATTTCCATACAACTACATCGAGGACCTCAAGTGCCGTGTGCTGGAGCTGCCTTACCAAGGCAAAGAGCTCAGCATGATCATCCTGCTGCCAGACGACATTGAGGATGAGTCCACGGGCCTGGAGAAG ATTGAGAAACAGTTGACTTTGGAAAAACTGCGTGAGTGGACCAAACCTGAGAATCTGTATCTCGCTGAAGTCAATGTCCACTTGCCCAGGTTCAAGCTGGAAGAGAGCTACGATCTCACCTCCCATCTAGCCCGCCTAGGTGTACAAGACCTCTTTAACAGGGGCAAAGCTGATCTGTCTGGCATGTCAGGGGCCAGAGATCTTTTCGTATCGAAAATTATCCACAAATCCTTTGTGGACCTGAATGAGGAGGGTACAGAGGCTGCGGCAGCCACAGCAGGCACGATCATGCTTGCCATGCTGATGCCAGAGGAAAATTTCAATGCCGACCAtccattcattttcttcattcgGCACaatccctcagctaacatcctgTTCTTAGGCAGATTTTCTTCCCCTTAG
- the SERPINB1 gene encoding leukocyte elastase inhibitor (The RefSeq protein has 1 substitution compared to this genomic sequence), translated as MEQLSTANTHFAVDLFRALNESDPTGNIFISPLSISSALAMIFLGTRGNTAAQVSKALYFDTVEDIHSRFQSLNADINKPGAPYILKLANRLYGEKTYNFLADFLASTQKMYGAELASVDFQQAPEDARKEINEWVKGQTEGKIPELLVKGMVDNMTKLVLVNAIYFKGNWQEKFMKEATRDAPFRLNKKDTKTVKMMYQKKKFPYNYIEDLKCRVLELPYQGKELSMIILLPDDIEDESTGLEKIEKQLTLEKLREWTKPENLYLAEVNVHLPRFKLEESYDLTSHLARLGVQDLFNRGKADLSGMSGARDLFVSKIIHKSFVDLNEEGTEAAAATAGTIMLAMLMPEENFNADHPFIFFIRHNPSANILFLGRFSSP; from the exons ATGGAGCAGCTGAGCACAGCCAACACCCACTTTGCGGTGGACTTGTTCCGCGCTTTGAATGAGAGCGATCCTACTGCAAACATCTTCATCTCTCCCTTAAGCATTTCCTCAGCGCTGGCCATGATCTTTCTGGGGACCAGAGGCAACACAGCGGCACAGGTGTCCAAG gcACTTTATTTTGATACTGTTGAGGATATTCATTCAAGATTTCAGAGTCTGAATGCTGATATCAACAAACCTGGAGCTCCCTATATTCTGAAACTCGCTAATAGATTATATGGAGAGAAAACCTATAATTTCCTCGCT gatttctTAGCTTCAACTCAGAAAATGTATGGTGCTGAATTGGCCAGTGTGGATTTTCAGCAAGCCCCTGAAGATGCAAGAAAGGAGATAAATGAATGGGTCAAAGGACAGACAGAGG GGAAAATTCCGGAACTGTTGGTCAAGGGTATGGTTGATAACATGACTAAACTTGTGCTGGTGAATGCCATCTACTTCAAGGGAAACTGGCAGGAGAAATTCATGAAAGAGGCCACGAGAGACGCGCCATTCCGATTGAATAAG AAAGACACAAAAACAGTGAAAATGATGTATCAGAAGAAGAAATTTCCATACAACTACATCGAGGACCTCAAGTGCCGTGTGCTGGAGCTGCCTTACCAAGGCAAAGAGCTCAGCATGATCATCCTGCTGCCAGACGACATTGAGGATGAGTCCACGGGCCTGGAGAAG ATTGAGAAACAGTTGACTTTGGAAAAACTGCGTGAGTGGACCAAACCTGAGAATCTGTATCTCGCTGAAGTCAATGTCCACTTGCCCAGGTTCAAGCTGGAAGAGAGCTACGATCTCACCTCCCATCTAGCCCGCCTAGGTGTACAAGACCTCTTTAACAGGGGCAAAGCTGATCTGTCTGGCATGTCAGGGGCCAGAGATCTTTTCGTATCGAAAATTATCCACAAATCCTTTGTGGACCTGAATGAGGAGGGTACAGAGGCTGCGGCAGCCACAGCAGGCACGATCATGCTTGCCATGCTGATGCCAGAGGAAAATTTCAATGCCGACCAtccattcattttcttcattcgGCACaatccctcagctaacatcctgTTCTTAGGCAGATTTTCTTCCCCTTAG
- the SERPINB1 gene encoding leukocyte elastase inhibitor isoform X1 — MHPRDPGQETECCRTRGAALPSRDSPFLPPQILNIHGIDFLVQCEAAPGRARFSFLRLEGKGGRRHPGDSLSTTVIHYLQARPPAQLFFFLASFAMEQLSTANTHFAVDLFRALNESDPTANIFISPLSISSALAMIFLGTRGNTAAQVSKALYFDTVEDIHSRFQSLNADINKPGAPYILKLANRLYGEKTYNFLADFLASTQKMYGAELASVDFQQAPEDARKEINEWVKGQTEGKIPELLVKGMVDNMTKLVLVNAIYFKGNWQEKFMKEATRDAPFRLNKKDTKTVKMMYQKKKFPYNYIEDLKCRVLELPYQGKELSMIILLPDDIEDESTGLEKIEKQLTLEKLREWTKPENLYLAEVNVHLPRFKLEESYDLTSHLARLGVQDLFNRGKADLSGMSGARDLFVSKIIHKSFVDLNEEGTEAAAATAGTIMLAMLMPEENFNADHPFIFFIRHNPSANILFLGRFSSP, encoded by the exons ATGCACCCACGTGACCCAGGTCAAGAAACTGAATGCTGCCGTACACGAGGAGCTGCCCTCCCTTCCCGGGacagccccttcctccctccacag atcTTAAATATCCATGGAATTGATTTTTTGGTACAGTGTGAg GCAGCCCCGGGCAGAGCCCGCTTCTCCTTTCTGCggctggaagggaaaggaggcCGACGCCACCCTGGAGATTCTTTATCAACGACAGTAATTCATTATTTACAGGCTAGGCCTCCGGCACAACTGTTCTTCTTCCTTGCCt CCTTCGCCATGGAGCAGCTGAGCACAGCCAACACCCACTTTGCGGTGGACTTGTTCCGCGCTTTGAATGAGAGCGATCCTACTGCAAACATCTTCATCTCTCCCTTAAGCATTTCCTCAGCGCTGGCCATGATCTTTCTGGGGACCAGAGGCAACACAGCGGCACAGGTGTCCAAG gcACTTTATTTTGATACTGTTGAGGATATTCATTCAAGATTTCAGAGTCTGAATGCTGATATCAACAAACCTGGAGCTCCCTATATTCTGAAACTCGCTAATAGATTATATGGAGAGAAAACCTATAATTTCCTCGCT gatttctTAGCTTCAACTCAGAAAATGTATGGTGCTGAATTGGCCAGTGTGGATTTTCAGCAAGCCCCTGAAGATGCAAGAAAGGAGATAAATGAATGGGTCAAAGGACAGACAGAGG GGAAAATTCCGGAACTGTTGGTCAAGGGTATGGTTGATAACATGACTAAACTTGTGCTGGTGAATGCCATCTACTTCAAGGGAAACTGGCAGGAGAAATTCATGAAAGAGGCCACGAGAGACGCGCCATTCCGATTGAATAAG AAAGACACAAAAACAGTGAAAATGATGTATCAGAAGAAGAAATTTCCATACAACTACATCGAGGACCTCAAGTGCCGTGTGCTGGAGCTGCCTTACCAAGGCAAAGAGCTCAGCATGATCATCCTGCTGCCAGACGACATTGAGGATGAGTCCACGGGCCTGGAGAAG ATTGAGAAACAGTTGACTTTGGAAAAACTGCGTGAGTGGACCAAACCTGAGAATCTGTATCTCGCTGAAGTCAATGTCCACTTGCCCAGGTTCAAGCTGGAAGAGAGCTACGATCTCACCTCCCATCTAGCCCGCCTAGGTGTACAAGACCTCTTTAACAGGGGCAAAGCTGATCTGTCTGGCATGTCAGGGGCCAGAGATCTTTTCGTATCGAAAATTATCCACAAATCCTTTGTGGACCTGAATGAGGAGGGTACAGAGGCTGCGGCAGCCACAGCAGGCACGATCATGCTTGCCATGCTGATGCCAGAGGAAAATTTCAATGCCGACCAtccattcattttcttcattcgGCACaatccctcagctaacatcctgTTCTTAGGCAGATTTTCTTCCCCTTAG